The following are encoded in a window of Salvelinus fontinalis isolate EN_2023a chromosome 40, ASM2944872v1, whole genome shotgun sequence genomic DNA:
- the LOC129839856 gene encoding D-aminoacyl-tRNA deacylase 1-like isoform X1, protein MKAIIQRVTTASVSVGEVPISSIGRGLCVLLGISMEDTQKDVDYMVRKILNLRLFDDENGRAWSKSVMDKDYEVLCVSQFTLQCILKGNKPDFHAAMPAELSQPFYNNILEHLRSTYKPEMIKDGQFGAYMQVQIQNDGPVTIELVSPSAPMDPKQLAKQEKQQQRKEKTRSKGPLESGRERAAPRPRAQDPNASSGADGDVSSERET, encoded by the exons TGGGAGAGGTGCCCATCAGCTCAATAGGCAGAGGACTGTGTGTGTTGCTGGGTATATCCATGGAGGACACACAGAAGGATGTTGACTACAT GGTTCGTAAGATCCTCAACCTGCGTCTGTTTGACGATGAGAACGGCCGGGCGTGGAGCAAAAGCGTCATGGACAAGGACTATGAAGTCCTGTGTGTCAGTCAGTTCACTCTGCAGTGCATACTGAAGGGTAACAAGCCAGACTTCCATGCTGCCATGCCTGCAGAGCTATCCCAGCCCTTCTATAATAACATCCTGGAACACCTGAGGAGCACCTACAAGCCGGAGATGATCAAAG ACGGGCAGTTTGGGGCCTACATGCAGGTTCAGATTCAGAATGACGGACCAGTCACCATCGAACTGGTGTCTCCTTCTGCTCCCATGGACCCCAAACAG ctcgctaaacaggagaaacaacagcagaggaaagagaagacacGCTCGAAAGGACCCTTGGAGTCAGGCAGGGAGAGGGCCGCCCCGCGCCCCAGAGCACAGGACCCTAACGCCAGCAGTGGAGCAGACGGAGACGTGTCGTCAGAGAGGGAGACCTAG
- the LOC129839856 gene encoding D-aminoacyl-tRNA deacylase 1-like isoform X2 — protein MKAIIQRVTTASVSVGEVPISSIGRGLCVLLGISMEDTQKDVDYMVRKILNLRLFDDENGRAWSKSVMDKDYEVLCVSQFTLQCILKGNKPDFHAAMPAELSQPFYNNILEHLRSTYKPEMIKDGQFGAYMQVQIQNDGPVTIELVSPSAPMDPKQIYHIDDGRSPVCQNGLHLQRL, from the exons TGGGAGAGGTGCCCATCAGCTCAATAGGCAGAGGACTGTGTGTGTTGCTGGGTATATCCATGGAGGACACACAGAAGGATGTTGACTACAT GGTTCGTAAGATCCTCAACCTGCGTCTGTTTGACGATGAGAACGGCCGGGCGTGGAGCAAAAGCGTCATGGACAAGGACTATGAAGTCCTGTGTGTCAGTCAGTTCACTCTGCAGTGCATACTGAAGGGTAACAAGCCAGACTTCCATGCTGCCATGCCTGCAGAGCTATCCCAGCCCTTCTATAATAACATCCTGGAACACCTGAGGAGCACCTACAAGCCGGAGATGATCAAAG ACGGGCAGTTTGGGGCCTACATGCAGGTTCAGATTCAGAATGACGGACCAGTCACCATCGAACTGGTGTCTCCTTCTGCTCCCATGGACCCCAAACAG ATCTACCATATTGATGATGGGAGGAGCCCAGTCTGCCAAAATGGACTTCATCTGCAGAGACTGTGA